Genomic segment of Aliiroseovarius sp. M344:
CTGCAATCTAAAACGCCGGCGCGAGTCGGCGTTTTTTCTTGTCCGGACGTTCATTCACCTTTCTGGTTGACTGAAAACAAGGCGCGCGTTATTCATCCATATGGTTGAACGAAAGGAAACTGGCCGTCTTAGCACGGTATTGAAGGCCGCGTCTGATCCGACGCGACGTGCCATTCTGACCCTGTTGGCTCAGGAAGGGCCGCTGCGGGTCACAGATATCGCCCGTCATTTCGACATGAGTCTGAACGCGATCTCCAAGCATATCAAAGTGTTGGAAGGTGCGGGTCTTGCGACCCGACGCACCGAATGGCGCGAGCATCTGATCGAAGTGCAGATGGCCCCCCTTTCCAAAATCGATCAATGGTTTGCCGAATTGCGTTCGATCTGGGCGCTGCGGTTGGATGCCCTCGAAGCTGCCCTTAAGGAGGACGACAATGACTGAACTCTCACTGGAAATAACCCGCCACATCCCCTACCCGCCAGAACGCGTCTTCGATGCCTGGCTGGACCCGAAGATGCTGACGAAATTCATGATCCCCGGCGCCGGCGTGACGGTGCCCGAGGCCACCGCCGATGCCAAAGTTGGCGGCCGCTTTCGCATCATAATGCGGGTGCCCAACGCCGGCGATCTGCCACATCAGGGCGAATACAGGGTCATCAACCGGGCCAAGAAGCTGCAATTCACATGGGAATCGCCTGCAAGCACGGCCGAAAACTCGGTTGTCACGCTGGACCTGACGCCCAAGGATGGCGGAACGGATCTGCGGCTGCATCACATCCGGTTTCCATCCGAAGAAAGCCGCGACAACCACAATGGCGGTTGGTCGTCTATTATATCAAAACTGGATGAGGTTCTGACCTAAGAGCGTGTCAGACCGGAGTGCCGTCCACCTACTCAAAGAAAAGGCCGGGCGATTTGCCCGGCCTTTTCTGTGGCTTACATGTGAATGACGCGATCATAAGCGTCCAGCACCGCTTCGTGCATACTTTCCGAGATTGTCGGATGCGGGAAGACGGTGTGCATCAACTCTTCTTCGGTGGTTTCCAGCGTTTTGCCGACCACATAGCCCTGGATCATTTCGGTCACTTCCGGGCCGACCATATGGGCGCCCAGCAACTCGCCTGTCTTGGCATCGAAGATGGTCTTGATCATGCCTTCCGGGTCACCCATGGCGATGGCCTTACCATTGCCGATGAACGGGAAGCGACCAACTTTGATCTCGTGCCCCTGCTCTTTTGCCTTAGCTTCGGACAGCCCGACGCTGGCAACCTGTGGGTGACAGTAAGTGCAACCGGGGATGCTTTCGGGCTTCACCGGATGGGCGTGCAGGCCCGCGATCAGCTCGGCAACCATTACGCCTTCATGGCTGGCTTTGTGAGCAAGCCACGGTGCACCGGCGATATCACCAATAGCATACAAGCCATCAACACCCGTGCGGCAATGCGCGTCGGTGACGACGTGGGTGCGATCAATTTTCACGCCCAGCTTTTCAAGCCCCAGACCTTCGACATTGCCAACGATCCCAACAGCGGAAATCACCGTGTCGAATTCCTGCTTCTCGACCTTGCCGCCGACTTCGATGTGAGCTGTGACCTTGCCCTTCGCCCGGTCGAGCTGTTTGACCATGGCTTTCTCCATGATCTTCATACCCTGCTTGACGAAAGACTTCTTGGCGAAGGCCGAGATCTCTGCATCTTCGACCGGCAACACGCGATCCATCACCTCGACGACCGTTGTGTCTGCGCCCAAAGTATTGAAGAAGCTGGCAAATTCGATGCCGATTGCGCCGGACCCAATGACAAGGAGCTTTTTCGGCATGCGGGGCGGGTTCAGCGCGTGTTTATAGGTCCAGACCAGATCGCCGTCGGCTTCCAGCCCCGGCAACTCACGGGCGCGCGCGCCGGTGGCCAGCACGATGTTCTTCGCCGTCAGCTCCTCGGTCCCTTTGTCGGTTTTGACCGAGACTTTGCCCTTGGCAGGGATCGTGGCCTCGCCCATCACAACATCGACCTTGTTCTTCTTCATCAGGTGGCCGATGCCGCCCGAAAGCTGTCCGGCCACACCGCGCGAACGCTTCACAATCGCTGGCAGATCATAGTCGATTTTGTCTGCGGACAGACCAAACTCTTTGGCCCGATGCATCAGGTGGAACACCTCTGCCGAGCGCAAGAGCGCTTTAGTCGGGATACAACCCCAGTTCAGGCAAATACCGCCCAAATGCTCTCGTTCGACGATGACAACCTTCTGCCCCAGCTGGGCCGCCCTTATGGCCGCCACGTATCCGCCCGGCCCTGCGCCGATCACGATGGTATCATATGCCTTACCCGCCATGGGGGATCCTCCTCATCCAAAAAGTAGTTTGCCATTAAACTATTTTGTTCAACGGATCAATGATCCTACGGAAGACCCGCTATTCGCTCAGCGAAACACTCGCAGGCCTCTCACCAGAATGGGAACACAAATGGAGTGACGGTGCAACTGTGGTACTTACCCGCCCTCGGCCTCGAACTTTTTGCGAAGGGCGGTGTATCCGCCATTCTCAATAAACGCGCGTTCTTCATCGGTGGTATCGCGCCCCAACGCGTCATTGCGATAGGGAAAGCGCCCGAAACGCTCGATGATCGCCCGGTGCACACGGGCGTGTAACGTGTCACCCTGCCCCGGTGTGTCGGCCATCCGCTCTGCCATCAGCGAAATGCACCGATCCTGATCAGCCATCGCTTCGCTGTGCATGAAAGGCATATAGAAGAACTGCCGGTCCGGCAGGGCAATCTGCATGTCCAGGCCGCGCGCGATTGCATGATCGGCACAGGCGTGCGCCGCCGGGTCGGTAGCAAAGGACCGCGCGTCGCCGCGAAACATGTTGCGTGGAAACTGGTCTGTCAGGATCAGAAAGGCCAGCGCCCCGTCCGGGGTATCGCGCCAGTCATCGCGCGAACCGCCCCGTGCAGCCTCCCAGTCTGCCATGAACCGGGTGCGGATGGTGTTGTCCAACGCGTCCGAGCTTTCATACCAGCCCTTCGGCCCGACATCCTTTATCCAGAACGTGGTTATTTCATCTGGTGCTGACATGGTTGCGCCCTCCATTAGCAACACCCTAACGACTAACACCTGCTGTGCAAGGCAGCTTCTAAAGGCTCAGGCTTACTCGTCCAGCTCGGCCTCGTCGGCCCAAACTTCCTGCGCCATGTCTACAGCCACCAGCGACGACGCAGGCGACATGTTCACATAAGCCCCCGTATCCTTGGGCCCCGGG
This window contains:
- a CDS encoding ArsR/SmtB family transcription factor, which encodes MVERKETGRLSTVLKAASDPTRRAILTLLAQEGPLRVTDIARHFDMSLNAISKHIKVLEGAGLATRRTEWREHLIEVQMAPLSKIDQWFAELRSIWALRLDALEAALKEDDND
- a CDS encoding SRPBCC domain-containing protein, with protein sequence MTELSLEITRHIPYPPERVFDAWLDPKMLTKFMIPGAGVTVPEATADAKVGGRFRIIMRVPNAGDLPHQGEYRVINRAKKLQFTWESPASTAENSVVTLDLTPKDGGTDLRLHHIRFPSEESRDNHNGGWSSIISKLDEVLT
- the lpdA gene encoding dihydrolipoyl dehydrogenase — translated: MAGKAYDTIVIGAGPGGYVAAIRAAQLGQKVVIVEREHLGGICLNWGCIPTKALLRSAEVFHLMHRAKEFGLSADKIDYDLPAIVKRSRGVAGQLSGGIGHLMKKNKVDVVMGEATIPAKGKVSVKTDKGTEELTAKNIVLATGARARELPGLEADGDLVWTYKHALNPPRMPKKLLVIGSGAIGIEFASFFNTLGADTTVVEVMDRVLPVEDAEISAFAKKSFVKQGMKIMEKAMVKQLDRAKGKVTAHIEVGGKVEKQEFDTVISAVGIVGNVEGLGLEKLGVKIDRTHVVTDAHCRTGVDGLYAIGDIAGAPWLAHKASHEGVMVAELIAGLHAHPVKPESIPGCTYCHPQVASVGLSEAKAKEQGHEIKVGRFPFIGNGKAIAMGDPEGMIKTIFDAKTGELLGAHMVGPEVTEMIQGYVVGKTLETTEEELMHTVFPHPTISESMHEAVLDAYDRVIHM
- a CDS encoding DUF924 family protein, with translation MEGATMSAPDEITTFWIKDVGPKGWYESSDALDNTIRTRFMADWEAARGGSRDDWRDTPDGALAFLILTDQFPRNMFRGDARSFATDPAAHACADHAIARGLDMQIALPDRQFFYMPFMHSEAMADQDRCISLMAERMADTPGQGDTLHARVHRAIIERFGRFPYRNDALGRDTTDEERAFIENGGYTALRKKFEAEGG